The following is a genomic window from Persephonella sp..
AGCATGTTTAGAGCCAGAGAACTTAATGTCGTATGTTCCTGCTGGATCTATTTCTGTTGATGTATAGCCATAAAGCACATCAAGAATAGTATGTATGTTTGATATAGTTTTAACCGGATGACCGTATTGTCTATCTGGAGGTAAAAGGGATTCTATATCCTTGGCACCACCGGTTCCATGACATGGTGCAAGATTGCTCTGCCCTGCTGCACCTTTAAAACAGGTCTGTTCCTCAGGTTTTCTTAAAAGAGGTTTTCCAGAAGGTGGATAAGGCGGAACATTGTGGGGTTTGTGACAGTTACCACAGCCTAAATCAGCCACAGAAACAGGTGATCCTTCACCGTAATGCTGGTTTACTCCTGTGTCTGTGTATGTTCTTGTATCTGTATTGTGTGCACTTGCTGTCCACCCAGGTTTGTCATGACAGGAGATACATGTTTGCTTAAAGTCCTGTGCAAGGTTTCCAACATCAACCCTCAAAAACTGCTTGTTCTGTTTGTGGGGGTCGTGACAAGAGGTGCATTCAACATACTGTTTTCCACCATAAGTATAAAGTTTTATAGGTGGGGTTGGGTGGGGATTTACAAGCTCAACGGTTTTTACACTGCCGTCACCGAATGTTTTTTGTATAGTTGGATTATACTCTATCGCAACAGGGTGATGCACAGAAAGATCTGTTCCTATAAATGTTCTGAGTGTAGATGGAAGCGTTCCATCTGGATTAACGTTCTGCATCTGTATTACTGAGTTTCCAAGTTCTGTTCCTCTCACTATATAAACAGCACCTATAGCAACAGTTCCATCATGGCATGAAAGACACTGTCTTGAAACTATTCCCGGCTGTCCTTCAACCTCTGAAGGCTGCTGAGGTGTAGGGTAGTTTATTCGGCTGATAAACTCGCTATCGTATAGATTATAAACTGATGTCGGCATTTTTCTGTTCCAAAGGGGAGTTCCTTCCCTTTCGTGGTGAGGTATGTGACAGAATACACATATCTCTGTTTCAGTAGTAGCTTTTATCGTTCCAGGTCCTGTTACCGAAAGGTTATGTTTAGTGTTCACTATACCTGCATTTGAAACAGCTACAGCGGTCAGCAAAATCAGGAAGATTCTGAAAAACATGATTACTCACCTCCTTTCAAATACCTGAGAACCTGAATTCTCATGTTATAAGAATCAGATACAAAAATATAATCGTCCGGAGATATTGATATATCCACCGGAAAAGCGAACTCCCCTTTCCCTGTGCCGTAATATCCTACAACAAGAAGAAGCTGACCTTTCTTATTAAATATCTGGACGGCAGAAAGGAGGGTGTCTGCCACATATATGTTGCCGTCACTATCAACGGCTATTCCTCTGGGGTTTGCAAAACTACCTATCGTTGTCCCCCTTTCACCAAACATGGTTATAAGTTTTCCTTCAGGATTGAATATCTGAATTCTTGCATTCATAGAGTCTGAAACATATAGGTTTCCTTCTTTATCCACTGTCAAAAATGTTGGTCTGTTAAACTCTCCAGGGTTACTGCCCATTTTTCCTATTCTTTTTATAAGTTTTCCTTTTTCAAGTGAGATTACATAAACTGATCCTTTGAGTGTATCTGCTATATAAAGCCTTTTTCTAATGCTGTCCAGAGCAAGACCGGTAGGTCTAACAAGGAGATTTGAACCTATTTTCCCAAGGTAATCCCCGTTTTCATTGGTGATGAAAACAGTTCCCAGAACAGAGTCAGAAACGTAGATTTTCCCTTTATCATCAACAACTATATCTATGGGAGAGGGAAGCTGGTAATCTCCTATCTGATCTATAATCTTTATATCTTTTTTCCTAAAATCAAATATAAATATAGCCCTTGCACCGGTGTCTGTAAAATAAAGTTTATCCCCTTTTATAAATGAACCAAAAGGTTTTATCATTCTTTTCTTTTCTTCACCAAACAGCATATCTGCAAGCTTTGAGAAAAATCCCTTTTTTACTCCAACATCTTCTAATTTTTCTATGGATCTAACCCATTTTATTTTTGGCTGATCCGGTGGTGGAGGCCAGACAAGTTCTTCAGCCTTTAATCCTACTGCAAAGAAAAGAACTAATACTAATATTATTCTCATTTTCAGCTCCTTAGAATACTCTGTAAACTTTAAATGTTGTTACGTAGTTATGTCTCTTTCCGTAATTATCGTTATCTTCATAGTAATACTGTAGGTCCCACTTGAAATAAAGGCTTCTGTATTTGTAATTTATGCCTGTGTTAAGTGTGGCGTAATTTGTGTTGTAATAAGAATCTCTGTGGAGGTTTATAGATAATTTGTAAAGTAGGTTTCTTGTAAATTTGTAATTCACTGCCATGCTTCCGTAAGGATAAAATCTTTCTGCCCTTTTTTTACCGTAGTAATATTTCACACCAAGGTTTGCATTTAATGTTCCTTTCCAGCCGAGCATTTTGTGGTATCTTAATGAGTTAGATGTTTCCAGGTTATCGTAATTCGTTTCAGAAAAACCTCCTGTTGTTCTGTAATATTGACTGTCCTGGTAGTAGTAGTTTATGTAATGCTCAAATTGAAGATTGTTGGCAAGGTAAGCAACAAATCTTTCATTTAGATTATATGTGTTGCTTCTATCATCTTTAGAGGATTTGTACTGGGACGTTGAACCGTTTAGACTAAAAGAAGAATTCAGAAAATCAAATCTTTTTATAAGACCTCCGTTTAATGAAACGGTTCCCCCTACTCTGTTTATATTTCCTGTTTCAGCCTGACCAGAAACTCCTGTTCCCCCGTAAAAGGATAACTTTTCATTAACAGTTTTATGGTAGCTTATGTTCACTCCTGTGTTAACAAGTTTTTGATCATTATTTGTTCCAGAGGAAGTGAACAGTATAAGATTATGGCTTAAATTCCAGTTTTCGCTGAGTTTATAGTTAAGATTTTCATTAAATGAAAAGAAGGTAAGATTATAATTGTTACCTTCCGACCTTGTTGCAGAAAATCCAAAATTGGCATTAAGTCTGTCAGATGGGTTCCATGCGTAATTAATGTTACCTGTGTAGTCTTTCAGGTCTGTATAAGAGTTAGAGTAGTATCTTGCATCAGCTGTAAGGTTTGATTTTTTACTTATTCTCCATCTATAGTTAAGGTTCAGGTTGTTTATATCTTGATACACCTTTCTTGTTACTGAAGAATATTGCTGAGTATAGTCATCAACATTTTTCTTAAAAGATATGTTCAGATTTTTATTAAATAATGATCTACCATAGGATAATAAGTACTCATCTGTTTTTCTGTCTTCCCAGAAATCAAATCCTGTAGATTTTGATTTTTCATGTTTGTATCCGTAGTTGAAGTTTGAAACAGCAAATCTCACATTTCCGTAAAGTCCGTAAGAATCTGTTTTTCTTTCTATATAAGATGTTCTGTCGTAATATGTGTACCACAGGGGAGATTCTGTTTTTTTTGCAAATATATTTATGGGAAATCTGCTTGCTTTCAAAAAGTTAAGCTCCAGATTGTATCCTAAGAGTTTTGATGTGGAATCTGAACTTGAACTTCCGTATTTTATTTTTGAGTCTTCCCTTGAGAAGTTTCCACCTAACTTGTATGTAAGAAGTCTTGGACTATAGATATAACCTTCATAATTGAGTTCATAATACTGTCTGAATGTATTTCTGCTTGTTGTTCTATAAGGGTCTTTATACTTTTCCATTTTGTAGGAAAATTCAACTTTACCCCAGAAGCCCCGTTGTTTATGGGTTAGCATGTATGCAGGAATAAAGAATATGGCTCCTGCTATCTTTTTGTATAGTGGGATTTTAGGCTTTTCTTCCTCAAAAATACTTATTTCTTCCTCTTCAAATTCAGGGACTAACTTTACTTCTTCTTCTTCAACTATTTTTTCTTCTTTTGGTGGCTTTGTTTTCAGCTCTTTCTTTGGTTTTTCTTTTTTTACCTCTTCCTGAACCACTATTTTCTCTTTTACTATCTTGGATACGTCGGTTTTTACTACTATTGAGTTGATAGGTATCTTCTCCTGAACATCTTTAAGCAGTCTATAACTGTCAAAAAGCCCATACCTTACTGTGTAGTATCCTTTATCTGTTACATATATAAAAGCGCTTTCCCTTATTTCTGGGGGAAGCTTCTGCAAAAATCTTTCTGCATTTTCCTTTTTCCTAAAAGTTCCAAACTGAAGGGAGTAGTAAAAATCTTTTATTTTTGTCTCAAACTTACCTTTTGTCTGGGGGGGTTCAGCCTGAGCTAAAAGCATTCTTATTCTATAGATCCCTTCAGGCTTTTCAAAAACATTATCGCTGTCAGGTTTATGTGGAACCTCATTCCTAATTTTTCTTTCGCTCTGATACCCCTGCATAGAGGCAGAGGCGGTTGCAGCGAAATAGTTAAGAGTGCTGATGTTTGTTACCGCCGCCCCAGTAAAGATTGCAGTGATCAGGTAACTTTTCTTCATTCCCTTCCCACCAATTGT
Proteins encoded in this region:
- a CDS encoding cytochrome c3 family protein → MFFRIFLILLTAVAVSNAGIVNTKHNLSVTGPGTIKATTETEICVFCHIPHHEREGTPLWNRKMPTSVYNLYDSEFISRINYPTPQQPSEVEGQPGIVSRQCLSCHDGTVAIGAVYIVRGTELGNSVIQMQNVNPDGTLPSTLRTFIGTDLSVHHPVAIEYNPTIQKTFGDGSVKTVELVNPHPTPPIKLYTYGGKQYVECTSCHDPHKQNKQFLRVDVGNLAQDFKQTCISCHDKPGWTASAHNTDTRTYTDTGVNQHYGEGSPVSVADLGCGNCHKPHNVPPYPPSGKPLLRKPEEQTCFKGAAGQSNLAPCHGTGGAKDIESLLPPDRQYGHPVKTISNIHTILDVLYGYTSTEIDPAGTYDIKFSGSKHAECMDCHNPHKASPGTHADNADPSGWYPQNPTNLVSNTLSGVYGIEPVWPGRWTQPSTFKTMAEAQKEYQICMKCHSRWGLGDSTNGDCTTPNTSSQSNIVLTDQSCEFNPYNRSAHPVVMTTNEMLALGGRYAAPLTAAQLLPPWNSNVGNQTMYCTDCHGADAEDGVDPRGPHGSANKFMLKGPNTNWPTKPDGTLYTTGDVKA
- a CDS encoding 6-bladed beta-propeller; amino-acid sequence: MRIILVLVLFFAVGLKAEELVWPPPPDQPKIKWVRSIEKLEDVGVKKGFFSKLADMLFGEEKKRMIKPFGSFIKGDKLYFTDTGARAIFIFDFRKKDIKIIDQIGDYQLPSPIDIVVDDKGKIYVSDSVLGTVFITNENGDYLGKIGSNLLVRPTGLALDSIRKRLYIADTLKGSVYVISLEKGKLIKRIGKMGSNPGEFNRPTFLTVDKEGNLYVSDSMNARIQIFNPEGKLITMFGERGTTIGSFANPRGIAVDSDGNIYVADTLLSAVQIFNKKGQLLLVVGYYGTGKGEFAFPVDISISPDDYIFVSDSYNMRIQVLRYLKGGE
- a CDS encoding SPOR domain-containing protein, giving the protein MKKSYLITAIFTGAAVTNISTLNYFAATASASMQGYQSERKIRNEVPHKPDSDNVFEKPEGIYRIRMLLAQAEPPQTKGKFETKIKDFYYSLQFGTFRKKENAERFLQKLPPEIRESAFIYVTDKGYYTVRYGLFDSYRLLKDVQEKIPINSIVVKTDVSKIVKEKIVVQEEVKKEKPKKELKTKPPKEEKIVEEEEVKLVPEFEEEEISIFEEEKPKIPLYKKIAGAIFFIPAYMLTHKQRGFWGKVEFSYKMEKYKDPYRTTSRNTFRQYYELNYEGYIYSPRLLTYKLGGNFSREDSKIKYGSSSSDSTSKLLGYNLELNFLKASRFPINIFAKKTESPLWYTYYDRTSYIERKTDSYGLYGNVRFAVSNFNYGYKHEKSKSTGFDFWEDRKTDEYLLSYGRSLFNKNLNISFKKNVDDYTQQYSSVTRKVYQDINNLNLNYRWRISKKSNLTADARYYSNSYTDLKDYTGNINYAWNPSDRLNANFGFSATRSEGNNYNLTFFSFNENLNYKLSENWNLSHNLILFTSSGTNNDQKLVNTGVNISYHKTVNEKLSFYGGTGVSGQAETGNINRVGGTVSLNGGLIKRFDFLNSSFSLNGSTSQYKSSKDDRSNTYNLNERFVAYLANNLQFEHYINYYYQDSQYYRTTGGFSETNYDNLETSNSLRYHKMLGWKGTLNANLGVKYYYGKKRAERFYPYGSMAVNYKFTRNLLYKLSINLHRDSYYNTNYATLNTGINYKYRSLYFKWDLQYYYEDNDNYGKRHNYVTTFKVYRVF